A genomic window from Flintibacter sp. KGMB00164 includes:
- a CDS encoding HD domain-containing protein, with protein sequence MNHYMKEFCQTTGELLGSEQVRMMGRWCHHNRITTLDHSLFVAYWSFRAARALGLDETAAARGGLLHDLYLYDSRDKSAHPGWQCFDHPRAAARNAQELTDLSDKERNIILSHMWPLGGALPRSMEAWLVDVVDTLCAGLELSGIYDPSRLRRRLGVEPITEASEEPSPAPAFL encoded by the coding sequence ATGAACCACTACATGAAGGAGTTCTGCCAGACCACCGGGGAACTGTTAGGCTCTGAGCAGGTACGGATGATGGGCCGCTGGTGCCATCATAACCGCATCACCACCCTGGACCACTCCCTGTTTGTGGCTTACTGGTCGTTCCGCGCCGCCCGGGCTCTGGGCCTGGACGAGACCGCTGCCGCCAGAGGCGGACTCCTGCACGATTTGTACCTCTACGACTCCCGTGACAAGTCGGCCCACCCGGGCTGGCAGTGCTTTGACCATCCCCGGGCCGCCGCCCGCAATGCCCAGGAGCTCACCGACCTGAGCGACAAGGAGCGGAATATTATCCTCTCCCATATGTGGCCCTTGGGCGGAGCGCTGCCCCGGTCTATGGAGGCCTGGCTGGTGGATGTGGTGGATACCCTGTGCGCCGGTTTGGAGCTCAGCGGCATCTATGACCCCAGCCGCCTGCGCCGCCGCCTGGGCGTGGAGCCCATCACCGAAGCCAGTGAGGAGCCTTCTCCCGCCCCCGCTTT